The Thermoplasmata archaeon genome segment GAAGATGGGCGTCGCGGACGAGGACTCCTACTCCGTACAGCTCGCGGGCGAAGACCTCCAGATGGACATCACCGTGGCCTTGATCCCGGCATTCAAGCAGACGGAGGATGCCCACCGGGAAGCCCTCACCTCCCCGTTATTCCACGCGCGCCTGGCGGAGATGCCGCGCCTGATCGCGGAGATGGAACTGGCGATCCGCAAGCGGGACGTCGGCGCGATCTGCGCGCTCGCGGAGCGTGACACGCTCATGCTCCACGGCATCACGATGACGGGCGCCGCGGAGATGGTCCTGTGGCAACCCGAGACCTTGCGCGTGATCCTGGCCGTGCGCAAGATGCGCGATGCGGGAATCCCTGCCTTCTTCTCGATCGACACCGGCGCGACGGTCTACGTGAACACGCTCGCGGGCCAGGGCGCGGAGGTGCAGGCGAGGATTGAGGAACTCGGAATCCGGACGATCCCCTGCAAAGTGGGCGGCGCCGCACGAATCGTGGACGAGGCCCTCTTCTAGCCCCCTGGGGACCCAGGCCTCCGCTTCATCGCCTGCACGACCGCGGCGAGAGCTCGGCGG includes the following:
- a CDS encoding diphosphomevalonate decarboxylase, whose amino-acid sequence is MKATAVAHPIQGLIKYHGLADPVLRLPFHDSISVCTAPLTTRTTIEFGDFPRDDATIDGRAISGHEMDRILAVVDTVRARAGVSRRFRMASINDFPSNVGLGASASGFAALALAACEAAGLHANLEEVSRIARRGAGSASRSVTGAFSKWKMGVADEDSYSVQLAGEDLQMDITVALIPAFKQTEDAHREALTSPLFHARLAEMPRLIAEMELAIRKRDVGAICALAERDTLMLHGITMTGAAEMVLWQPETLRVILAVRKMRDAGIPAFFSIDTGATVYVNTLAGQGAEVQARIEELGIRTIPCKVGGAARIVDEALF